From a region of the Lactuca sativa cultivar Salinas chromosome 4, Lsat_Salinas_v11, whole genome shotgun sequence genome:
- the LOC111891566 gene encoding diamine oxidase [copper-containing] 1, peroxisomal yields MASTSEKPTPLLLRDVTSSSAADVVQGWTSDPSVGDQIRHRGTATSVGDLIGPVVTQTSAAAAAAKGTGPTSMVRMQTRHPLDPLAAAEISIAVATVRAAGATPEVRDSMRFIEVVLVEPSKSVVALADAYFFPPFQPSLLPRTKGGPIIPTKLPPRQARLIVYNKKSNETSIWIVELSEVHALTRGGHHRGKVISSKVVPDVQPPMDAVEYAECEAIVKEFPPFREAMKRRGIEDMDLVMVDPWCVGYHSEADAPNRRLAKPLIFCRTESDCPMENGYARPVEGIDVLVDMQNMVVIEFKDRKLVPLPPADPLRNYTAGETRGGVDRSDVKPLNIVQPDGPSFRVNGHFVQWQKWNFRIGFTPREGLIIYSVAYVDGSRGRRPVAHRLSFVEMVVPYGDPNDPHYRKNAFDAGEDGLGKNAHSLKKGSDCLGYVKYFDAHLTNFTGGVETIEDCVCLHEEDHGILWKHQDWRTGLAEVRRSRRLVVSFICTVANYEYGFYWYFYQDGKIEAEIKLTGILSLGALQPGEVRKYGTMIAPGLYAPVHQHFFVARMDMSVDCKPGESHNQVVELDVKVEGPGDANVHNNAFYAEEKLLKSELEAMRDCNPSSARHWVIRNTRTVNRTGQLTGYKLVPGSNCLPLGGAQAKFLRRAAFLMHNLWVTPYEPEEMFPGGEFPNQNPRVGEGLATWVKKNRSLEETDLVLWYVFGITHVPRLEDWPVMPVEHIGFVLMPHGFFNCSPAVDVPPSSLADLEMKENGMVVEKTSCHNHNALVSKM; encoded by the exons ATGGCCTCAACTTCGGAAAAACCGACGCCTCTTCTCCTACGAGACGTTACTTCATCCTCTGCCGCCGATGTCGTCCAGGGTTGGACATCTGATCCCTCCGTCGGCGATCAGATTCGCCACCGCGGCACAGCTACTTCTGTCGGTGACTTGATTGGTCCTGTGGTTACTCAAACCtcggctgctgctgctgctgctaaaG GAACTGGACCAACAAGTATGGTGAGGATGCAGACTCGACATCCACTTGATCCTCTAGCTGCTGCTGAAATCTCCATAGCTGTGGCAACTGTTAGGGCTGCTGGAGCAACTCCTGAG GTGAGAGATAGCATGAGGTTTATAGAAGTAGTTCTTGTTGAACCATCAAAAAGTGTAGTTGCATTAGCAGATGCATATTTTTTCCCTCCTTTTCAACCATCATTGTTACCCAGAACAAAAGGAGGACCCATAATCCCAACAAAACTCCCCCCTCGACAAGCCAGACTCATTGTCTACAACAAGAAATCAAACGAAACCAGCATATGGATTGTTGAGTTATCAGAAGTTCATGCTTTAACACGAGGTGGACACCATAGAGGGAAAGTCATTTCATCTAAAGTAGTCCCTGATGTCCAACCTCCAATG GATGCTGTTGAATATGCTGAATGTGAAGCCATTGTGAAGGAGTTTCCACCATTTCGTGAGGCCATGAAGAGAAGAGGGATTGAAGATATGGATCTTGTGATGGTGGATCCATGGTGTGTTGGGTACCACAGTGAAGCTGATGCACCAAACCGTAGGCTAGCAAAaccacttatattttgtaggACAGAAAGTGATTGTCCCATGGAAAATGGATATGCACGTCCAGTTGAAGGAATTGATGTTTTAGTTGATATGCAAAACATGGTTGTGATTGAGTTTAAAGACAGAAAACTTGTTCCTTTACCCCCAGCTGATCCTTTGAGAAATTACACAGCTGGTGAAACAAGAGGAGGTGTTGACCGAAGTGATGTCAAACCACTCAACATTGTTCAGCCTGATGGTCCGAGTTTTCGTGTTAATGGCCATTTTGTTCAATGGCAAAAG TGGAATTTTCGAATTGGGTTTACTCCAAGGGAGGGTTTGATCATATATTCTGTTGCATATGTTGATGGAAGCCGGGGTCGTAGGCCTGTGGCCCACAGATTAAGCTTTGTAGAAATGGTGGTTCCTTATGGTGATCCAAATGATCCACATTACAGAAAGAATGCTTTTGATGCAGGGGAAGATGGATTAGGGAAAAACGCTCATTCTCTTAAAAAG GGTTCGGATTGTTTGGGGTATGTGAAGTATTTTGATGCACACCTGACAAATTTCACTGGTGGTGTTGAAACAATTGAAGATTGTGTTTGCTTACATGAAGAAGATCATGGAATCTTATGGAAGCATCAGGATTGGAGAACAGGTTTAGCTGAAGTACGAAGGTCAAGAAGGCTAGTTGTGTCTTTTATATGTACTGTTGCCAATTATGAGTATGGATTTTACTGGTATTTTTATCAG GATGGAAAAATAGAAGCTGAAATAAAGTTAACTGGGATTTTAAGCTTAGGAGCTTTACAACCTGGTGAAGTTAGGAAATATGGGACAATGATAGCTCCTGGACTTTATGCACCAGTTCATCAACACTTTTTTGTTGCTCGAATGGATATGTCTGTTGACTGTAAGCCCGGTGAATCCCACAATCAG GTGGTTGAGTTGGATGTGAAAGTTGAAGGACCAGGAGACGCGAATGTACACAACAATGCTTTCTATGCTGAAGAGAAGCTTTTGAAGTCCGAATTAGAAGCAATGCGCGATTGTAATCCTTCATCTGCACGACATTGggtt ATCAGGAACACGAGAACAGTGAACCGAACGGGTCAGTTGACCGGGTACAAACTAGTACCCGGATCAAATTGTTTACCGTTAGGTGGGGCCCAGGCTAAGTTTTTAAGAAGAGCCGCTTTTTTGATGCATAATTTGTGGGTGACGCCGTATGAACCGGAAGAAATGTTCCCGGGTGGGGAGTTTCCTAATCAGAATCCACGTGTCGGCGAGGGATTGGCTACTTGGGTTAAAAAGAATCGCTCTCTAGAAGAAACCGACCTCGTTCTCTG GTATGTATTTGGAATTACACACGTGCCTCGACTGGAAGATTGGCCTGTTATGCCGGTGGAACATATTGGATTTGTTCTCATG CCACATGGATTTTTTAACTGCTCGCCGGCGGTGGATGTTCCTCCAAGCTCATTGGCTGATTTGGAAATGAAGGAAAATGGAATGGTGGTGGAGAAGACATCATGTCATAATCATAATGCTCTTGTTTCAAAGATGTGA